The DNA sequence TTTAACAACGAGTGGAAGGAACATCTTGTTAGGGTAACCAGAAGAAGTTACAGAATAATGAGTGTCCAACTGAATAAAGGCAATACTAACGGGAACATCATATGTGCCTACGGTATACAGGCAGGGTGCGAAGAACAGGAAAAGGAAGAATTTAGGAGTGCCCTTGATTGTGAAATGTTTGAGATTTCTGTAAAtgaaaagtgttttattggagGTGATTTGAATGGACATATTGGTAGAGAAAGAGCAGGAATAGAAAGACTTTACGGAGGTTTGGGGATGGGAATAAGAAATAGTGAAGGAAATAGTGTTATTGACTTTGTAGTGGCATGGAATTTGGCTGTCATTAATACATTCTTAATTAAGACTGAAGACCAGTATGTTATCTATAGTAGAGGAGGAAAAGAAAATCTGATAGATTTTATGCTGTGTAGAAGAAATCAGCTAAAATAGGTTATTAACTGTAAAGTGATAAAGAGTGAGTGTGTTGCTATTTAACACCGACCGGTGATAGTGGATACGCAGATAAAGGTGAGGCGGAAAGAAAAGCAAGTAAAACATCAGAAAGTAAAGTGTTGGAAGGTAAGGTATAAGGATTTGGCAAGAGTCTTTAAGCGTAGAGTGCTGGAAGAGCTTGAGGCAAAAAATACGGTAGATGACTGGTGGGATGCCAATAGTAAAGTTGTGGTGCAAGTAGGAAAAGAAATGCTAGGAAAAACATCTGATAAAAGGCctcctagagacaaagaaacttggtgGTGGAACGATAAAGTGCAGCAGAAGGTTAAAGAGAAAAAAGATGCTAGAAAGAGGTATGCCATAtctaaaagagaggaagatatacaaggtagcaaagaggGAAGCAAAGCGCGCTGTATCTAATACTAAGAAAAGATCATCTGTACAGCTGTATGAAGAGCTGGAAAGTTTTCCAGAGACGTTTGGTTTACATCAAGGCTCTTCACTGGTAGGCTGTTCCCTACCTGTTTCATCTTGTTATGAATGTACGTAAGGGAGGGGCTCCTTGGCCAATGCTCTTTgttgatgatatcgtgttagtagttAGTAGAGTATAGCCAAGATATGTTGGAGGAGAAGTTAGAAAGTTGGAGAATGGCTATTAAAGAGGGAGGACTTAAGATTGGCAAGTCGAAAACGTAATATGTGTGGTTAAGAGGTAGAAGAATGGTTGATGACATAGAATTGCTTGAAGAAAAACTAGGaagagtaggagaatttaaataccttggctcctacataacggaaaatgggacACTATATGAAGAAATTGCTCACAGACTACAGGCTAATTGGTTTAATTGGAAGTGAATGAGCGAGAtactttgtgatcgaaaaatcgggGAAGTGCTAAACGGAAAGATATTCAAAAGTGTGGTGAGACCTGCGTTGGTATACGGCGGTGAAGTGTAGCCTATAAAGAAGATTCAGCATAAGAAGgtggaggtagctgaaatgaaaatgttacggtgaatgttgggtaagactagaagggacaggGTCAGGTTAAACTTGATTAGGGAAAAAGCTGGGGTGACTAAAGtccaaaaaaaaattcaagaacaaagactgcaatggtttggtcatgtcagaTGTAGAAATGAAAACTATATGGAAAGAAGGATAGAGCTGTTGAAGTTGATGGaaggagaggtagaggaaaacctaGGGGAAGATGGAAGGACAGTGTGGCAGAAGACTTTagagagaaaggtttaggtgaagaagaatcgctggacagaaatgagtggcgacaaagagtaaggaacagcgacctCTGAAGAGGGAAAAgctcaggaagaagaagaagactcgatcactaaatagtttaaaatatgCTCCAATCACATCTGTTGATGTAAAACGCAGCTTTTCTGTTTATGTGTTTACGAGTATATGTACTCAGAACGAAGACATATGTTTTTGATAgacaattttgaaaaacatttaattatttattgttttttcaatagcAGTGATATCATAAGTTTATATCATCAAAGATACActcgtaaaattaataatttcttcattaattttgtaaatatgtcACTGTTTTACATTAAATAGTGGAGcggtatttttttaatatagtaatattatactaaatttaattgttttattttagaaaaaaatgttggcATATCATgatattttttgcatattttggtaaAAATGCTTACTTTGGGCATGGTTGTTAGTCTTTAAAATAATGAGTCTACGACATGCTACCAAAGACATTCttgttcttatttttgttttttcagtttTGAGATTTGCTCTAAGTATATGTATTCAGTTCCTTGTTCTCTGTTGGTTTATTCTACAGTGATTTTAAGGTATTATTCTTGGTTTTTCATAGCCAGTCAAAGAAAGGTGTATATATCAAAAGCAGCATATTTAACATGGCTAAGtacaaaaagaaaagaagacgCATATAAGCGGTTAACACACGAATTATTATAATaagtattaaatataaaatatttaataaaaaatctattgAAGATCAAACATATCTAAGAGGGACACGATGCGTAgggacaatttaaaaataatatcagaaaagTCAACAAAACATCTAGTCTCGAAATAATAAAAAGAGGTAAATGGGAAACATATTATAAAGGACTTTTACAATAGAATCGAAATCAATTGAAATCaggacgagaagaaatataaaatatagaaataCAAGGAGAGATGATAAGAAACCTATTTCTGTCATGTCGTTTGTTTCTATCCCATATTTAGCATTAATGTATATTTCTTCTAACTGTGGTTATCTTCTCGCTATAtcactatttttttaaatgcctttgttaactttttttttaaattgaatttttttgaaattgaaagtttttcctagacatttttttatttttcagtcaTTGCAAAAATTAagtcaacaaaaaacaaaatactttctatattatgtagtatatttttaaaaactgaatGATTTTTGCGTACGGATGCCAAGAAGAAAAGTTCCAATTTTATTGCACGCACAAAAATGAATCAGCCGGCCTAAAATAAAAAGCTTATGGTTGGAAGAAAATAGTGTCAATGTTAGAGAATTGTGAAACTAGACAAGCAAAGAAATTTGTGTTATAATTATACGTTGGTCTGAGCTTAACACTTTTTGAAAACAGCTATTTAAgtatattttagtaagttttgatataaatagtttgtatacaaATGTTTTACATAGAAAACTTTCAAATATAAGTGATTAAAAACAAATCAAAGATTGACAGTAAAATGGCAAATGGAACAAAATTATTGTATCGATTTAATGGAGCTATTAAATTTATGCTTGGATAATACTTATTTccagttaaatatatatatatatatatatatatatatatatattcatatatatatatatatatatatatatatattcatatatatatatatatatatatatatatatatatatatatatatatatatatatgtatatatgcatatatatatatatatatatatgtatatatatatatatatatatatatatatatatatatatatatatatatatatatatatatataaggatatACAGAAGGAGACCAACAGGAAATTAAGGGTACTCGATTGACGTGAATCTGTTGTTTCTAAGATACATCAAATTTATGTGAAGTCGTAGATGTTCGACATGTTTAACACCTTCTTCGTCTTCTATGTTGGCtctacacttttttctaatgattttatgCGTTATGTTATTCTATTGGGTTTGTTTTATGCTTTTGTCTTATGCTCATGAAGTCCAcaatctcttgcgttatccattcttgtttctGTCGTTTTTCGTAAATCCGATGTCTTCTTGAATTCTTCGAATTTTAGTTATAGGTGATTTGCAAGTGTATAGGCTTCTGATATGTTGTTTGAAGCAGGTGTTGGATATTAAAAGGTTGTTCTCCACGCCGAATTATACAAGTATATCTTCTCTGTTGTTTCTGGTACCGACACCGCATGGTAATCGTTATCTCACCTCTTTTTGATAGTCGCAATATTTTATCTATGTTGATTCATTTCTTTGAATgttttttcatagtttttttcACTTTTACAATTTACTGTATccccatttctttcttggtctgagtctgtttatttttatcattttactGCTGCTTCTATTTGAAGACTATACATTTATATCATCGATGGTAACGTGACTTGCTGTCCAATTAAAACAacaacgatatatatatatatatatatatatatatatatatatatatatatatatatatatatatatatatctgtactccggaggtaaaggacactatgtccatttttattaaaattgggattattgcacttttgaatacaacttttctggctctacacagaGCCACAgaggtaaaccatactatgtccagagacaatgCTACTGCAAGTTAccaactttttaataaaca is a window from the Diabrotica undecimpunctata isolate CICGRU chromosome 10, icDiaUnde3, whole genome shotgun sequence genome containing:
- the LOC140451696 gene encoding uncharacterized protein; this translates as MGIIFNNEWKEHLVRVTRRSYRIMSVQLNKGNTNGNIICAYGIQAGCEEQEKEEFRSALDCEMFEISVNEKCFIGGDLNGHIGRERAGIERLYGGLGMGIRNSEGNSVIDFVVAWNLAVINTFLIKTEDQYVIYSRGGKENLIDFMLCRRNQLK